The following proteins are co-located in the Canis lupus dingo isolate Sandy chromosome 31, ASM325472v2, whole genome shotgun sequence genome:
- the MAP3K7CL gene encoding MAP3K7 C-terminal-like protein isoform X1, whose protein sequence is MVDSKQRRLHRNLEDPGEGQDSGAHMISTARVPADKPVRIAFSLDNASDDTPPEDAIPLAFPELDQQLQPLPPCHDSLESMQVFKQHCQIAEEYNEVKKEIALLEERKKELIAKLDQAEREKVDAAQLAREFEALMEENRTLKLAQSQCVEQLEKLRIQYQKRQGSS, encoded by the exons ATGGTTGATTCTAAGCAGAGGAGACTACACAGAAAT CTGGAAGACCCAGGGGAAGGCCAAGACTCAGGTGCCCACATGATCAGCACAGCCAGGGTACCTGCGGATAAGCCAGTACGCATTGCCTTCAGCCTCGATAATGCCTCAG ATGATACACCTCCTGAAGATGCCATTCCTCTGGCCTTTCCAGAATTAGACCAGCAGCTACAG CCTCTGCCACCTTGTCATGACTCCCTGGAATCCATGCAGGTGTTCAAACAGCACTGCCAAATAGCAGAAGAATACAATGAGGTCAAAAAGGAAATCGCTTTGCTTGAGGAAAGGAA AAAGGAGCTCATTGCCAAGCTGGATCAAGCAGAAAGGGAGAAGGTGGATGCTGCTCAGCTGGCCCGGGAATTCGAGGCTCTGATGGAGGAGAACAGGACGTTGAAGTTGGCTCAGTCCCAATGTGTAGAACAGCTGGAAAAACTTAGAATACAGTATCAGAAGAGACAGGGCTCGTCCTAA
- the MAP3K7CL gene encoding MAP3K7 C-terminal-like protein isoform X2 yields the protein MISTARVPADKPVRIAFSLDNASDDTPPEDAIPLAFPELDQQLQPLPPCHDSLESMQVFKQHCQIAEEYNEVKKEIALLEERKKELIAKLDQAEREKVDAAQLAREFEALMEENRTLKLAQSQCVEQLEKLRIQYQKRQGSS from the exons ATGATCAGCACAGCCAGGGTACCTGCGGATAAGCCAGTACGCATTGCCTTCAGCCTCGATAATGCCTCAG ATGATACACCTCCTGAAGATGCCATTCCTCTGGCCTTTCCAGAATTAGACCAGCAGCTACAG CCTCTGCCACCTTGTCATGACTCCCTGGAATCCATGCAGGTGTTCAAACAGCACTGCCAAATAGCAGAAGAATACAATGAGGTCAAAAAGGAAATCGCTTTGCTTGAGGAAAGGAA AAAGGAGCTCATTGCCAAGCTGGATCAAGCAGAAAGGGAGAAGGTGGATGCTGCTCAGCTGGCCCGGGAATTCGAGGCTCTGATGGAGGAGAACAGGACGTTGAAGTTGGCTCAGTCCCAATGTGTAGAACAGCTGGAAAAACTTAGAATACAGTATCAGAAGAGACAGGGCTCGTCCTAA
- the MAP3K7CL gene encoding MAP3K7 C-terminal-like protein isoform X3, producing MQVFKQHCQIAEEYNEVKKEIALLEERKKELIAKLDQAEREKVDAAQLAREFEALMEENRTLKLAQSQCVEQLEKLRIQYQKRQGSS from the exons ATGCAGGTGTTCAAACAGCACTGCCAAATAGCAGAAGAATACAATGAGGTCAAAAAGGAAATCGCTTTGCTTGAGGAAAGGAA AAAGGAGCTCATTGCCAAGCTGGATCAAGCAGAAAGGGAGAAGGTGGATGCTGCTCAGCTGGCCCGGGAATTCGAGGCTCTGATGGAGGAGAACAGGACGTTGAAGTTGGCTCAGTCCCAATGTGTAGAACAGCTGGAAAAACTTAGAATACAGTATCAGAAGAGACAGGGCTCGTCCTAA